A window of Calypte anna isolate BGI_N300 chromosome 5A, bCalAnn1_v1.p, whole genome shotgun sequence genomic DNA:
aagtatttgctTTGTTCAGAAGAAAGCAAGCGCCAATCAGTTTGAGATACCTTGAAGCCCTAAGCCAGAAATGCACTCTAAATGAAGATTTCATTACTTCAGAATGAATTAGAAGAAACATCAATTAACTTTTCCTGAAACTGCTGCCTGTGGATGGCTTACTAACAGCCACAAGGCCTCTAGACGTAGCCTACAGGCAGTTTTAATCTGCATCAACGAGAGCACAGATGtacaaaaccacagcagaaaaaccCTCTCTTTACCACGTGTGTTTTTAGTTTTCCACATACTACTGAGACCATGAGTGCACTTGGAAGCAAGTTAATCAGAGAGAATGAAAATTACAGCCATTGTCATACACtactaaaatatatttgtgactttgtaaataatgtttaaaaagttTCATTCTCAAGCAAAAAAGGTCAGATATCATGGTTCAAATGTCTGCTTCTGAAAGACTTCCCCAATTTAGTTCAAATTATCCTTGCTGTGTCCTTTTGCATCACCCCTCTAAGCACCTAATGAAACAGTTTTTTTGAAACGGTGAGCCAGAAGAACATTTCTTCCTCAACAGTTTCTAAATATAATGCCCATTCCCTCTCCTTGTTCAAAAGTAACTGCATTTCTCAAAGCAGTTTTGCAGGATTTGCAAGAGCAACCTATGGTGTTCACTcctcaggagaggaagggaagaagggggagcAACCTTGTTGcttttcacaaaggaaaaaaaacaaaccaaaaccaccatGAAACCACATCTCTGGAAAAGGCAAGTGAAAATCTGACTGGTTTAGTGCACCCAACTGCTTCATCTTCTGTCACCATGACAGTCTAAAAATGCTCTGACAAAATCTGCATCCTCAAAGCTGTGCAGGTCTCTTCCTGAAATTACATGCCACCTGGAAACTTCAGAGAGATTAACTGCTGCAGGTAACTTATGGCTATATTTTTTAGTAAAGCAGATCTTTGATTAACAGAGTTGCAGCCAGGATATTAGAATTTTTATGTGACTTTCCTATATTAAAACTTTAGTCATTCTTGTGGTCTGTAGAATTACTTGTGGATGTCTGGACTACAAATGTAATAAGCAGGTGAAAGAATGCATCTATTATGCCATTACCTACACATTTGATTCAAAAGTTCTccaaagcctttaaaaaaaaacagaaaaacaactgtATTATTTGCTCCAGTTCAGTGATGCTGAGCCACCACCAAACAGCAAGAATATAATTAACAAGTTAAGCAATCTGACttttggggggcagggggagctACAGGTgcttagcatttaaaaatacagccctaaataaaagatattacttacatgaaattaaaataattttgaaatataaatgatcatttttcatttaataactGCTAGGAACAACAACCTGTTTATGGGGAACTGAATTGAACAACAAATAGATATAATAATTAATGAGCAtatcagaattaaaaatattttccttatacaagttatttaaaatttaacacCTTAATTCTTACCCTTCTGTACAAAGCTTGCACGCAGTTTAAGTAACATTCTGACCATCCTCACTACCAAAAGGAAGTGTTCAAAGCAAAGATTGGTACACACAATAAGCGTTTTCAGATTAATAACCTATCAAAGGGAAGAGTTCCTTCAATCAGtggaagaagtattttaaaatcttaaatcaagggaaaaagggagggggggaacaAAGCCTTACATGCTAAATACCAGCTGTAGGTACCTGTATGTAGAATTGATAATTAAGGTATTCCTAACACACAAAACCAGCTCCCAGACAATGCTATAGCTGTTACAGTCCATGGCTTGCTCATCTGAAGTAGTGTCTTTGTTgccacatttttcctttgttccaaTACTTTTGTTTCTTATCTCAGATGTGCAGATACACATTTGGTTGGAGTATATGTCCAAGTCTCAACCTTtcctgcttttgatttttttttccttttacagggagttttttttgttttgtcttttaaaacttCACCATTCTGCATCCCCAATGGCTTTGGAAAATACATAATCTCTTCCATTAAGATTCATGATGCCATCTTTGAGATGAaacttccatttgtttttacttctATGGATCTAAAAACAGGGGGGGAAAGTTGAACTATTATTGTACATCAGAAAAAGGTAATAATGCATAACTATAAAGGCAGGACAAAATTAAAGTAAGTATTAGACATTCATTGCTAAATTAGTGCAAGTATCTTGAAAATCCATTTTGCATTTAcctatgaaaaacaaaaaccaattaTGCATAGAGcagcattttctcattttgttttttttaagccaggGAGAGCAGTTACCAAAAAAACATGAATGCACAGAGGCATTCCGAAATCCAAAGCTTACTGCATGTTTTCAGACATggctggaaaggaagaaaagagataCATCCACTTGTGCATTTCAGTTTGATTACATTATCTATGATGACAACAGCCACAAAACTCCATTGAAAGCCAGAAATCTCCCTTTCAACCACTGTAGCAGAAGGACTACCAGCCTTGAGAGGATCAAGCACTAACATTTATTATTTGCACCTCTTGTCTAAAATCCAATCTCCACGAAAACTATTTGATTGTACTAAGTGTAGATTGACAGGGGGCCTAGTCAGTGTTCTGCTTCTAATAGCATTTTGACTCCAAAAGTTAGGTTTTGCTTAAAAGGCAAACTGAATATATAAAGGCTTTCAGTGTGAATAACTGTATGGTACAAAATTATATAGAGCTGACATAAAGTATATGTACTAGTCTATAATTTCTGTTCAACTGTGAGTCATTATATACAGTTTACATGCCAAGACTCATCAGCAAGTGTCAGGTGAGAAAAGCAACATCTCCAGTATTTGGTATGATGGCATGGAGATTCAACTTTAACCGACAGCCTTCCCAGTTAAAATATTGGCCCTTTTAAGGTTTTGTATAGAAGATCTCTGTATGACTCAGCTGGGAGATCTGTTCAACTACTTGGAACAACCCAAGAAAAAATAggacacagcaaaagaaaaaggagatattAATTCCATTCTAGCTACCCAGGGAGTCTGTGACATAATGGATATTTAGGTTACAATGGATATTCCTGTTGACACAGAACAAGACAAATAATAAAACATCAGTTTTGTTCCTATTCTCTTCACAAAACTATTCCATACAGAAGTAACTGTTCCTTCTTCACGTGCATTTCCAAACAAATACTACCTGACTACAGACAGCACATTGACCGACGTGGTGAAGGTGATCAAAGATAAGGAATACTTGTAGTATTGGAAGACTACAGTTACAAAGATAGTAAAAAACTAGGGCTTGACAGGAAAAAGAACATAGAAAGTAGAATCCTTAGATACGGTTCTGTGGGTATTACCTTATCATACTGGCACACAACAACATTTTCTGTATCAAACAGTTCTTGTCCTTCCTCATCACTCACATCATCTTCACTGTTAAGAGGCTCCTGAAAGAAACATGTAAAAAGCCATTCTGCTTAGCAAGATGAGAGTTATTACTTTGATTACTCACATGAGACTATAGTATTGTCTATGAACTACAGGACCTAAAATGCACTTGAGGTGGAGAATATTAAGCTTTTCAACAGAGGGCTGACATACATACACTTCTGTCCTGCCCTCCATCCTGACAAGACATCCTTACCAATCTTAGTCTGAAACATCAGCGTTCAGGACAAATTCTGGTCACTTTTGTCACCACGATTCTTATTCCCTCACTGTAAATGTTACAGAGCTTGCACTCCCTATGTGCCATTAAAAACAGAAACTCCATGACTTATTCACATTTGATGTACCAGAAGCAGAAACTGAGCTCAACACATGAACATTTTatgagaggggaaagaaaggtgCTTTAAGATGACATATGTGCAAAATaacttctccagaccttctagaatgtattttcttgttcctaaaaaattactttcactCCTTCTTTCCACTAACACTGTGTTCCAACAGAAATTTGCATAATGTTTGTAAATAACAAGCTAAAAACAAGAAGTTCAAAAACTAAAACAACCTCTAAGAAACGAAATTATAAGCTAAACAAAGGAGATGCTAGCAAGCtagtaagagaagaaaaagtgtaCTTTCAAAGTTGTGCTATATTTAAGTGACTTCAAAAGTTTTAAGAAACTGGTTAATTCATTAAGAAACTAATGATGAGAAAAGGTAGCAACAGATCTATGGCATGCTGGTAGTtatgtctcagaaaaaaaatttcacaagAATGCTTGGATTAAGGCACTAGTAGAAAACACTTAATAGATAAGCATAATAACCTATACTTAATAAGGCAactattaaaacattaaaaattacatcagtGCTGATCAATATAATGGAAAAGTGATGTGAATTCAACCTGTAAATTcggaaagaaaatactgttagACATGTCTGTAGATGTACTCCAGAAAACCTGATTTAGCTCCTCCATAAAAATTAGAGGCTGATCTGTATATACATCATGGGTAATGCAGATTCTGAAATCCTTCATATGCTCCtcatactggaaaaaaaaaggaaaaaaaaaggaaaaaaaaggaaaaaaaaggaaaaaaaaaggaaaaaaaaaggaaaaaaaaaggaaaaaaaaaggaaaaaaaggaaaaaaaaggaaaaaaaaaaaggaaaaaaaggaaaaaaaaggaaaaaaaaaaggaaaaaaaaaggaaaaaaaaaggaaaaaaaaggaaaaaaaggaaaaaaaggaaaaaaaaaggaaaaaaagaaaaaaaggaaaaaaaaaggaaaaaaaaggaaaaaaaaggaaaaaaaaaggaaaaaaaaaggaaaaaaaaaggaaaaaaaaggaaaaaaaggaaaaaaaaggaaaaaaaaggaaaaaaaaggaaaaaaaaaaaggaaaaaaaaaggaaaaaaaaaaggaaaaaaaaaggaaaaaaaaaggaaaaaaaaaaaaggaaaaaaaaggaaaaaaaaggaaaaaaaaggaaaaaaaaaggaaaaaaggaaaaaaaaaggaaaaaaaaggaaaaaaaaggaaaaaaaggaaaaaaaaggaaaaaaaggaaaaaaggaaaaaaaggaaaaaaaggaaaaaaaggaaaaaaaggaaaagaaaaaggaaaaaaggaaaaaaaggaaaaaaaaggaaaaaaaggaaaaagaaaaaggaaaaaaaggaaaaagaaggaaaaaaaaaggaaaaaaaaggaaaaaaaggaaaaaaaggaaaaaaaggaaaaaaggaaaaaaaggaaaaaaggaaaaaaaggaaaaaaaaggaaaaaaaaggaaaaaaaaaggaaaaaaaggaaaaaaaggaaaaaaaaggaaaaaaaaggaaaaaaggaaaaaaaggaaaaaaagggaaaaaaaggaaaaaaggaaaaaaaggaaaaaaaggaaaaaaaggaaaaaaggaaaaaaaggaaaaaaggaaaaaaaggaaaaaaaggaaaaaaaggaaaaaaaaggaaaaaaaaaggaaaaaaaaaggaaaaaaaaggaaaaaaaaggaaaaaaaaggaaaaaaaggaaaaaaaccccacaagctTGCACCAATATTCTGAAATGTTTACCTCTTCAACTTGTCCATCTTCACCCCCAtctttctctttgtcttcttcttcatcatcatcatagtcttcttcctcatcttcttcttcttcagatGATGTGTCCCCTGCTCCATCAACTTGGAGAACAAGTGGTGCTTGTGGTTGTGCctgttgttgttgtggttgCTGCTGACCAGCTGCAGGAATCTGTGCTTGAGCTGTTGTAGGGGCAGCCACTGTTGTAGGTATGActtgtgttttatttcctgtaaaCAGGATCTGCTGAGGCTGAATAATCACTCCTGTCTGCTGGGAAAGCCCTCCAGGGATAGGAGCCAAAACCTGATGGAATACCATTGCAAGTACTGAGGCTACCATCGTTACAGACTATCACATCACTTacagaaaacaattaaattatATCAATCTAATTTGCACTTATTAGAGAAACAGGAGCTACAAATACTTCACCTACATCAGACACGCAATTTAATCACAAAAcaatagaatggtttgggttggaaaggaccttaaagatcctcttCTTCCAACCCCCATGCACAGGGAAGAACACCTGCCACAATATAATCTTCAATAACATACCCTCTTTCACTACTTTGTGacaattttctgcattttacatTGCTAAATCTAAGAAAGCCAACTGTCCTTCCATTCCAAAATGCTCGCACTATAACCACACATGAGTCCTAAGCACAGCAGAGCttgtaaaatatctttaaacCTTACCtataaagatttaattttaaactctCTACAAATTGTTACCCATGGTTAAACTGCAGTACTGTGACACAACGCTAAATTCAACATACACACAGTCTGGACACATTGCTGACCTTGCAGATGAGCAAGAATCATAAAACATAGTGTAGCTGCTACAAAAATAAGCAAGAGGTAGGTAGGTGTGTGTGGGTGGGTGTGTTTTAAGCATTATCTTCTGTGTCAGGTGACACAGACTCGTTTTAACTGATAAACGCATTCTTAAAGGATGCATACTAGTATTATACATATAATTGTCATCAGGGGATGCACAAAAGAAACTCCAAACTGCATCCAGTTAAAATTCCGCAAGAATGAAAGTGACACCGAGGGCAACATTTCAGAATTGAtccccttaaaaaaataaaaaataaaaaaataaaaaaaatcacacttctTACCACAATTTTCTCTTAAGTGATTTCTGACTTTatgtgctattttatttttgctctgaaaaatgaaGGCCTCTAGAGTAACTCtataatgtttttctttcaagtctacaaatatgaattttttttttacctgctgtATGACAGGTGCCTGTACTCCACCAGGCTGCATTTGTGGTATAACCTGCTGCTGTAGAACAACTGGCTGCTGTGGCTGAATGATATACTGAGCTCCATTTGCAGTTCTAACTACTTGGAGGATCTGgcctgtaaaaaaataaatatagaattgatcaaatgaacaaattaatttcttaaattattttagtttagAATCTTGTTTCCTGGAGTAACACCAAGGACAATTAAAGGAGAGCATTCAAGTTTAACTTTCACCAGTTACCATGCTATAGCAGCTGTGTCAAACAAAGAGCTAATATGGATGTTTATCATCTAAACAGAGTGGGTAAGGCACGCAAtccaaaaatgcatttttttttaaagtctagTCCTTCAAAACAgcatattattttatttattaattcctGTTTATGAAGATACCTcatgtttcagaaaataaattttagagaCAAACATTTAATGAAATAGGAATGAAACACAAATACAAGTATTTACACCACAAAAATTCTAGCCACTGCTAACACTCTGGTGATTCAAGGGTCCTTTCAGATGATGAACCTTCCTCAGATTCTTTCCCTTTCTATTACAACATGAAGGAATTTCTGCTATGCATAGCTTTCTTTGCAGTATTATTGTGCAGTTGccttttttgaaaaatctgttgtTACACTTACCCACCTCTCTGTGCTGGTTTCAGTTagcacagaatttattttcttcatagtagctaCAATGCAGcagttttggatttgtgctgaaaacagtgctGATTCCTGAGCAGCACTCACAAAGAATCAAGACCTTTTCTGTTActcagcccctgcccagcagcaggtaGGCTGGGGAGCAccaggagctgtgcagggacacagctgggtCAGGGGACCCCAACTGCCCAGAGGCATCATACAACACACCATATAAAGCtggggggagagaaggaggggaacATGTGGAGTGATGGCACTTGTCTTCTCAAGTAACTGCTAGGAGTGATGGAGACCTGcattcctggagatggctgaacacctgcctcCTGATGGGAAGTACTGAATTAGCTCTTTGTTTTACTTGCACGTGtgtttgctttacctattaagCTGTCTTTATCCCAACCCAAGGGTTTTCTCCCTGATGCCACCACCAGGGAGTTAGCAAATGACTGCAATGTTGCCAGCTGGGATAGTCCTTTTTGGCACTCAATGTGTTTGAGATAATGTCAAATTTGATTGGAATGTACTAGATTAAATTTATAGCTGTTACTGCTGTTTAGCTATTAATCAGCAGGATCCTGTACTTCCCCTGGGTTTTGCTTGCCTTACTGTTTATTTGAGTCTAATGCCCATTACTGTCCACTTCTTGCTTTCAGTGCTTGCTGTACTGCTTATCATACTAAGCTCTGCCT
This region includes:
- the GTF2A1 gene encoding transcription initiation factor IIA subunit 1 — its product is MASSTNTNPVPKLYRSVIEDVINDVREVFLDEGVDEQVLMELKTLWENKLMQSKAVDGFHSEEQQLLLQVQQQQQQQQQQQQHHHHHHHTQPQPQQTVQQQSQPQQVLIPASQQAPQQQVIVPDSKLIPHMNASGMSAAATAATLALPAGVTPVQQILTNSGQILQVVRTANGAQYIIQPQQPVVLQQQVIPQMQPGGVQAPVIQQVLAPIPGGLSQQTGVIIQPQQILFTGNKTQVIPTTVAAPTTAQAQIPAAGQQQPQQQQAQPQAPLVLQVDGAGDTSSEEEEDEEEDYDDDEEEDKEKDGGEDGQVEEEPLNSEDDVSDEEGQELFDTENVVVCQYDKIHRSKNKWKFHLKDGIMNLNGRDYVFSKAIGDAEW